A portion of the Roseovarius sp. SCSIO 43702 genome contains these proteins:
- a CDS encoding sterol desaturase family protein, with product MMDDLTFPAVTELAVPLFIAAILAELLWIVLKGRGGRYETRDAVTSLVMGAGSVASGILLGFIAYGFFMFLWRITPLDLGTSIPVIVLCFVLDDLRYYWVHRFGHRIRWVWASHVNHHSSQHYNLTTALRQTWTGTFTFMMIVRAPLILLGFHPAMVLFVGGLNLVYQFWIHTEAIGRMPRWVEAVMNTPSHHRVHHGRNARYLDANYAGVFIVWDKLFGTFVPEQETEKVDYGLVRNIGTFNPIRVAFHEWVGIFRDVTQPGLTWRERWMYCVAPPGWSHDGSRDTSAAIKRKHLERHPEDRGTPGFEA from the coding sequence ATGATGGACGACCTGACCTTTCCCGCCGTGACCGAGCTTGCCGTGCCGCTCTTCATCGCGGCGATCCTGGCCGAGCTTCTGTGGATCGTCCTGAAGGGGCGCGGCGGACGCTACGAGACGCGCGACGCGGTGACGAGCCTCGTCATGGGGGCGGGCAGCGTGGCGTCGGGCATCCTTCTGGGCTTCATCGCCTACGGGTTCTTCATGTTCCTGTGGCGGATCACGCCCCTCGACCTCGGGACATCGATCCCGGTGATCGTCCTGTGCTTCGTGCTGGATGACCTGCGCTATTACTGGGTGCACAGGTTCGGGCACCGCATCCGCTGGGTCTGGGCCAGCCATGTGAACCACCACTCGTCGCAGCACTACAACCTCACGACCGCGCTGCGCCAGACGTGGACGGGCACCTTCACCTTCATGATGATCGTGCGCGCGCCGCTCATCCTTTTGGGGTTCCACCCGGCGATGGTGCTCTTCGTGGGCGGGCTCAACCTGGTCTACCAGTTCTGGATCCATACCGAGGCGATCGGGCGGATGCCCCGCTGGGTCGAGGCGGTGATGAACACGCCCTCGCATCACCGGGTCCATCACGGCCGCAACGCGCGCTATCTCGATGCGAATTACGCGGGCGTCTTCATCGTCTGGGACAAGCTCTTCGGCACCTTCGTGCCCGAGCAGGAGACCGAGAAGGTGGATTACGGCCTTGTTCGCAACATCGGCACGTTCAACCCGATCCGCGTGGCGTTTCACGAATGGGTCGGCATCTTCCGCGACGTGACGCAGCCGGGTCTCACCTGGCGCGAGCGCTGGATGTATTGCGTGGCCCCGCCCGGCTGGAGCCATGACGGCAGCCGCGACACCAGCGCGGCGATCAAGCGCAAACATCTCGAGCGGCACCCCGAGGATCGCGGCACGCCGGGATTCGAGGCGTGA
- a CDS encoding PLP-dependent aminotransferase family protein, which translates to MAIPVETFFLAPDTEGTLQARIQQMIAEGILSGRFAKGEKLPSSRKLAAHLGVSRITVTLAYTELLANDYLVSRDRSGYFVSDNAPEPTGLAPRGDRSDAIDWSRALGRRYTGGATPEKPQDWAAYPYPFIYGQTDPRLFDHANWRHCALRAMGRQDFQALTADQYDRDDPKLVEFVLRHTLPRRGIVAEPEEVLVTMGAQNALWLTAQVLLTPRRRAVIEDPCFHALRDILVQSRCHLTAVPVDADGLPPDALPERADVIFSTPSHQSPTNTTMPMDRRERLLAKAAAMDALIVEDDYEFEMAYLGAPSPALKSLDREGRVIYVGSFSKSIFPGLRLGYLVGSRAFIREARALRTSVLRHPPGHIQRTAAYFLSLGHYDALIRRLGQTFARRRSAMVEALEHHGLSIAGTGRFGGSSIWMRAPDGVDTGALDLALRRQGVLIEPGAPFFHREAPPRNHYRLAYSSIPSERIRDGIAILAREMARQAEDA; encoded by the coding sequence ATGGCGATCCCCGTCGAGACCTTCTTCCTCGCGCCCGACACCGAGGGCACGCTCCAGGCGCGCATCCAGCAGATGATCGCCGAGGGCATCCTGTCGGGCCGCTTCGCCAAGGGCGAGAAGCTGCCCTCGTCGCGCAAGCTGGCCGCGCATCTGGGCGTCAGCCGGATCACCGTGACGCTTGCCTATACCGAGCTTCTGGCAAACGATTACCTCGTCTCGCGCGACCGCTCGGGCTATTTCGTGTCCGACAACGCGCCCGAGCCCACCGGCCTTGCGCCGCGCGGGGATCGCAGCGACGCGATCGACTGGTCCCGCGCGCTTGGCCGGCGCTATACCGGGGGCGCGACCCCCGAGAAGCCGCAGGACTGGGCCGCATATCCCTACCCGTTCATCTATGGCCAGACCGACCCGCGCCTTTTCGATCATGCGAATTGGCGGCATTGCGCGCTGAGGGCCATGGGGCGGCAGGATTTCCAGGCGTTGACCGCGGATCAATATGACCGCGACGATCCGAAGCTCGTGGAGTTCGTCCTGCGCCATACCCTGCCCCGGCGCGGGATCGTGGCGGAGCCCGAGGAGGTCCTCGTGACCATGGGGGCGCAGAACGCGCTGTGGCTGACCGCGCAGGTGCTGCTGACGCCGCGCCGCAGGGCGGTGATCGAGGATCCGTGCTTTCACGCGCTGCGCGACATCCTGGTGCAGTCGCGCTGTCACCTGACGGCGGTGCCGGTGGATGCGGACGGCCTTCCGCCCGATGCGCTGCCCGAGCGGGCCGACGTGATCTTCAGCACGCCAAGCCACCAGTCGCCCACCAACACCACCATGCCGATGGACCGGCGCGAAAGGCTGCTGGCAAAGGCCGCCGCGATGGACGCGCTCATCGTCGAGGACGATTACGAGTTCGAGATGGCCTATCTCGGCGCACCGTCGCCCGCGCTCAAGTCGCTCGACCGGGAAGGGCGGGTGATCTACGTGGGCAGTTTCTCGAAGTCGATCTTTCCGGGGCTGCGGCTCGGCTATCTCGTGGGCTCGCGCGCGTTCATCCGCGAGGCGCGGGCGCTCAGGACCTCGGTCCTGCGGCATCCGCCGGGGCATATCCAGCGCACGGCGGCCTATTTCCTGTCGCTGGGCCACTATGACGCGCTCATCCGGCGGCTGGGGCAGACCTTCGCGCGCCGCCGCTCTGCCATGGTCGAGGCGCTGGAGCATCACGGGCTCAGCATCGCGGGCACGGGGCGGTTCGGCGGCTCGTCCATCTGGATGCGCGCGCCCGACGGGGTGGATACGGGCGCGCTCGACCTCGCGCTGCGCAGGCAGGGCGTGCTGATCGAGCCGGGCGCGCCCTTCTTTCACCGCGAGGCGCCGCCGCGGAACCATTACCGGCTGGCCTATTCCTCGATCCCGTCCGAGCGCATCCGCGACGGTATCGCCATCCTCGCGCGCGAGATGGCGCGGCAGGCGGAGGACGCCTGA
- a CDS encoding cyclase family protein: MCDICVMNKVKERMLSRRGFFTAAAATGAAAAMTTVSAPRAMAAGHGEVTDMTHTLSGEFPTYSGEPGFAAEKKFSFDPDGYNLMELTISEHTGTHIDAPLHFSADGASVDEIPVTSLVAPLCVIDIAARAEEDADAQVTPEDIKAWIDANGEIPENACIAMHSGWGGKTGSDAFRGFDGEAMHFPGFHIDAANMLMEETGAQSIAVDTLSLDHGPSADFAVHYAWLPTGRFGIECLANLDRVPASGATIVIGAPKHEGGTGGPARIFVMA, translated from the coding sequence ATGTGCGATATCTGCGTGATGAACAAGGTGAAGGAGCGGATGCTTTCGCGGCGCGGCTTCTTCACGGCGGCGGCGGCCACGGGTGCGGCGGCGGCCATGACGACGGTGAGCGCGCCGCGCGCCATGGCGGCGGGGCATGGCGAGGTCACCGACATGACCCATACGCTCAGCGGTGAGTTTCCGACCTATTCCGGCGAGCCGGGCTTCGCGGCGGAAAAGAAATTCAGCTTCGATCCGGACGGGTACAACCTCATGGAACTCACGATCAGCGAACACACCGGCACCCATATCGACGCGCCGCTGCATTTCTCGGCGGACGGCGCCTCGGTTGACGAGATCCCGGTCACGTCGCTGGTGGCGCCGCTCTGCGTGATCGACATCGCGGCCCGCGCCGAGGAGGACGCCGACGCGCAGGTCACCCCCGAGGACATCAAGGCGTGGATCGATGCGAATGGCGAGATCCCCGAGAATGCCTGCATCGCCATGCATTCCGGCTGGGGCGGCAAGACCGGCAGCGACGCGTTCCGCGGCTTCGACGGGGAGGCGATGCATTTTCCGGGCTTCCACATCGACGCGGCCAACATGCTGATGGAAGAGACGGGCGCGCAATCAATCGCGGTCGACACGCTCTCGCTCGACCACGGGCCATCGGCGGATTTCGCGGTGCATTACGCCTGGCTTCCCACGGGGCGGTTCGGGATCGAATGCCTCGCCAATCTCGACCGTGTGCCGGCCAGCGGGGCCACGATCGTGATCGGCGCACCCAAGCACGAGGGCGGCACCGGCGGACCCGCGCGTATCTTCGTCATGGCCTGA
- a CDS encoding TetR/AcrR family transcriptional regulator: MARKTTDRTAERREALRDTLIDVAEARIAAEGMDAVKARALAREAGCAVGAIYNVFDDISDVIIAVNGRTFQRLGQAVAASLENTEGKGPTERLIIMANAYLDFAAAHPNRWRTLFDLRMSTDMAVPQWYLNELERLFGFIAGPVRECFPDLDAEEVELMTRALFSSVHGIVLLGLERRISAVPPDHLRRMIGMLLTQATAK, from the coding sequence ATGGCGCGCAAGACCACCGACAGGACGGCCGAACGGCGCGAGGCATTGCGCGACACGCTCATCGACGTGGCCGAGGCGCGCATCGCCGCCGAGGGAATGGACGCCGTCAAGGCCCGCGCCCTCGCGCGCGAAGCGGGCTGCGCGGTGGGCGCGATCTACAACGTCTTCGACGACATCAGCGATGTGATCATCGCGGTCAACGGCCGCACCTTCCAGCGTCTCGGCCAGGCCGTCGCCGCAAGCCTCGAGAACACCGAGGGGAAGGGACCGACCGAGCGGCTCATCATCATGGCGAATGCCTATCTCGACTTTGCCGCCGCCCACCCGAATCGCTGGCGCACGCTTTTCGACCTGCGCATGTCCACCGACATGGCGGTGCCGCAATGGTATCTTAACGAACTGGAACGATTGTTCGGCTTCATCGCCGGTCCCGTGCGCGAATGTTTTCCCGACCTCGACGCCGAGGAGGTGGAGCTCATGACGCGGGCCTTGTTTTCCTCGGTCCATGGCATCGTCCTTCTGGGCCTCGAGCGGCGGATCTCGGCGGTGCCGCCCGACCATTTGCGGCGGATGATCGGAATGCTCCTGACACAGGCCACCGCCAAGTAA
- a CDS encoding PspA/IM30 family protein has protein sequence MLTTLRTLMIGANARAEDRVRDAFALELIDQKIRETEGQLRAAKGTLASLIQRQRSETRMLEAVQTRIVSMTARAQDALEAGREELAQQAAEAIATMENEAVLRRQTLDRLEAQATRLRASVEKAHRRIIDLKQGAITARAIRREQQMQTRLNSTIGSTSSADEAEELIQRVIGKDDPFEQSGILQEIDASLNHDTVEARMAEAGFGPALKVTAAEVMDRLRKT, from the coding sequence ATGTTGACCACCCTCAGAACCCTGATGATCGGGGCGAACGCGCGGGCCGAGGACCGTGTCCGCGACGCCTTCGCGCTCGAACTCATCGACCAGAAGATCCGCGAAACCGAAGGACAGCTTCGCGCGGCCAAGGGCACGCTCGCCTCGCTCATTCAGCGGCAGCGATCCGAAACCCGGATGCTCGAGGCGGTGCAGACCCGCATCGTCTCCATGACCGCCCGCGCGCAGGATGCGCTCGAGGCGGGGCGCGAGGAACTGGCCCAGCAGGCGGCCGAGGCCATCGCCACGATGGAGAACGAGGCCGTGCTGCGCCGCCAGACGCTCGACCGGCTCGAGGCACAGGCCACGCGGCTGCGCGCCTCGGTCGAGAAGGCGCATCGCCGCATCATCGACCTCAAGCAGGGCGCGATCACCGCCCGCGCGATCCGGCGCGAACAGCAGATGCAGACGCGCCTCAACTCGACCATAGGCAGCACGTCGAGCGCGGACGAGGCCGAGGAGCTGATCCAGCGCGTGATCGGCAAGGACGACCCGTTCGAGCAGTCGGGCATCCTCCAGGAGATCGACGCCAGCCTCAACCATGACACGGTCGAGGCACGCATGGCCGAGGCCGGTTTCGGCCCCGCGCTCAAGGTCACGGCCGCCGAGGTCATGGACCGTCTCAGGAAGACATGA
- a CDS encoding aminopeptidase P family protein, which yields MTERPEMYRFHNGEKAPLAFEVAEYEARVKGLREIMEKEGVDAAVFTSMHNIAYYSGFLYCAFGRPYGLVVTKDECVTISAGIDAGQPWRRSFCDNITYTDWQRDNYWRAVRSVSGEGKVIGYEGDHITLVQKAKLDSFLSPSKTVDIANHTMRQRMHKSAAEIELIRKCCKIADVGGYAIKDAVKEGTREIDVAIAGRDAMELEIAKVFPDAEYRDTWVWFQSGINTDGAHNPVTARKLEHGDILSLNTFPMVSAYYVALERTMFVGEVDNASRKIWEANVAAHEYGMSLLKPGVSCAEVTHKINEFLEERQLLQYRTFGYGHSFGILSHYYGREAGLELREDIDTVLEPGMVISMEPMLTIPEGQPGAGGYREHDVLIITEDGNEDITGYPYGPEFNVVG from the coding sequence ATGACTGAACGTCCAGAAATGTACCGTTTCCACAACGGCGAGAAGGCTCCGCTGGCCTTTGAAGTCGCCGAATACGAGGCCCGTGTTAAGGGCCTGCGCGAGATCATGGAGAAGGAGGGCGTGGATGCCGCCGTCTTCACCTCGATGCACAACATCGCCTATTACTCGGGCTTCCTCTACTGCGCTTTCGGCCGTCCCTACGGCCTTGTCGTGACGAAGGACGAATGCGTCACGATCAGCGCGGGCATCGACGCGGGCCAGCCCTGGCGCCGCAGCTTCTGCGACAACATCACCTATACCGACTGGCAGCGCGACAACTACTGGCGCGCGGTGCGCTCGGTCTCGGGCGAGGGCAAGGTGATCGGCTACGAGGGCGATCACATCACGCTGGTCCAGAAGGCCAAGCTCGACAGCTTCCTGTCGCCCTCGAAGACGGTCGATATCGCGAACCACACGATGCGCCAGCGCATGCACAAGTCGGCGGCCGAGATCGAGCTGATCCGCAAGTGCTGCAAGATCGCGGATGTGGGCGGCTATGCCATCAAGGACGCCGTCAAGGAAGGCACGCGCGAGATCGACGTGGCCATCGCCGGCCGCGACGCGATGGAGCTCGAGATCGCCAAGGTCTTCCCCGATGCCGAGTATCGCGACACCTGGGTCTGGTTCCAGTCGGGCATCAACACCGATGGCGCGCACAACCCCGTCACCGCCCGCAAGCTCGAACATGGCGATATCCTGTCGCTCAACACGTTCCCGATGGTGTCGGCCTACTACGTGGCGCTCGAGCGGACGATGTTCGTGGGCGAGGTCGACAACGCCTCGCGCAAGATCTGGGAAGCGAACGTCGCCGCGCATGAATACGGCATGTCGCTGCTGAAGCCCGGCGTGTCCTGCGCCGAGGTGACGCACAAGATCAACGAGTTCCTCGAGGAGCGGCAGCTTCTGCAATACCGCACCTTCGGCTACGGCCACTCGTTCGGCATTCTCTCGCACTACTACGGCCGCGAAGCCGGTCTCGAACTGCGCGAGGATATCGACACGGTGCTCGAGCCGGGCATGGTCATCTCTATGGAGCCGATGCTCACCATCCCCGAGGGTCAACCGGGTGCGGGCGGCTATCGCGAGCATGACGTTCTCATCATCACCGAGGACGGCAACGAGGACATCACGGGCTATCCCTACGGTCCCGAGTTCAACGTCGTGGGCTGA
- a CDS encoding P1 family peptidase: MTSPAATPAPGPRNAITDVPGLRVGQAGDTRLRSGVSVVVGDRPFVAGVHVMGGAPGTRETDLLAPDKTVEQVDALVLSGGSAFGLDAASGVADGLREMGRGFAVGPARVPIVPGAILFDLLNGGDKDWHDNPYKALGRAALDAAGPDVALGSVGAGLGAMTANLKGGLGSASLVLPSGHVVGALVAVNAVGQATMGDGPAFWAAPWEIGDEFGGLGPGTPDPWPATKLSQHASTTIGIVATDAALTQAQATRLATAAHDGMAHALVPSHTAMDGDLIFAAATGGRAVSGPTELVALGHAGAICVARAIARGIYHATPAPGDPLPCWTERFGRR, from the coding sequence ATGACATCACCAGCGGCCACACCGGCCCCGGGTCCCCGCAACGCGATCACCGACGTGCCGGGACTGCGGGTGGGGCAGGCGGGCGACACGCGCCTGCGCTCGGGGGTGAGCGTGGTCGTGGGCGACCGGCCCTTCGTCGCCGGGGTGCATGTGATGGGCGGCGCCCCCGGCACGCGCGAGACCGACCTGCTCGCCCCCGACAAGACGGTCGAGCAGGTCGACGCGCTCGTGCTCTCGGGCGGCTCGGCCTTCGGGCTCGACGCCGCCTCGGGGGTGGCGGACGGCTTGCGCGAGATGGGCCGCGGCTTTGCCGTGGGGCCGGCGCGTGTGCCTATCGTGCCGGGCGCGATCCTCTTCGACCTGCTGAACGGCGGCGACAAGGACTGGCACGACAACCCCTACAAGGCGCTCGGACGTGCCGCGCTCGATGCGGCGGGGCCCGACGTGGCGCTGGGCAGCGTCGGCGCGGGGCTGGGGGCGATGACGGCCAATCTCAAGGGCGGGCTCGGGTCGGCCTCGCTCGTCCTGCCTTCGGGGCACGTGGTGGGCGCGCTCGTCGCGGTGAACGCGGTCGGGCAAGCCACCATGGGCGACGGCCCCGCCTTCTGGGCCGCCCCCTGGGAGATCGGGGACGAGTTCGGCGGGCTGGGTCCGGGCACGCCCGACCCGTGGCCCGCGACCAAGCTCTCGCAGCACGCCAGCACCACCATCGGCATCGTCGCGACCGATGCCGCGCTCACCCAGGCGCAGGCGACGCGGCTGGCCACCGCCGCGCATGACGGGATGGCCCACGCATTGGTGCCGTCGCACACGGCGATGGACGGTGACCTCATATTCGCGGCCGCCACGGGCGGGCGCGCGGTGTCGGGGCCGACAGAGCTCGTGGCGCTCGGTCATGCGGGTGCGATCTGCGTGGCGCGCGCCATCGCGCGGGGCATCTACCACGCCACACCCGCGCCCGGCGATCCGCTGCCCTGCTGGACCGAACGGTTCGGGCGCCGGTAA
- a CDS encoding alpha/beta hydrolase, whose translation MDWDDAYSHMPYIPDAEGILARWEDEAAAYRTRREADGQAALGVAYGPSERMAYDVFLPDGTARGLAVFIHGGYWVKFDRGMFSHFAEGLRRNGFAVMLPSYDLCPAVTIAQITMQVATAITRAAAHWAGPIVIAGHSAGGHLAARMCSPGLLPDEVAARMAHVMPISPVSDLRPLLRTSMNDDFRLDEAMAEAESPALLRPGAMPVTVWVGGGERPSFLDQARWLAEAWGAAHVVAAGRNHFDVLDPLLDPESVMVQRLLTQS comes from the coding sequence ATGGACTGGGACGATGCCTATTCGCACATGCCCTACATTCCCGATGCCGAGGGGATCCTCGCCCGCTGGGAAGACGAGGCCGCCGCCTATCGCACCCGGCGCGAGGCTGACGGACAGGCGGCGCTCGGGGTGGCCTACGGGCCGTCCGAACGGATGGCCTACGACGTGTTCCTTCCCGACGGCACGGCGCGCGGGCTCGCGGTGTTCATCCATGGCGGCTACTGGGTGAAGTTCGATCGCGGCATGTTCTCGCATTTCGCGGAAGGCCTGCGGCGGAACGGGTTCGCAGTCATGCTCCCCTCCTATGATCTTTGCCCCGCCGTGACGATCGCGCAGATCACGATGCAGGTGGCCACCGCGATCACCCGCGCCGCCGCGCATTGGGCGGGGCCGATCGTGATCGCCGGGCATTCGGCGGGCGGGCACCTCGCCGCGCGGATGTGCAGTCCCGGCCTTCTGCCCGATGAGGTGGCGGCTCGGATGGCCCATGTGATGCCGATCTCGCCGGTGTCGGACCTGCGGCCGCTGCTCAGGACCAGCATGAACGACGACTTCCGCCTCGACGAGGCGATGGCCGAGGCCGAGAGCCCCGCACTCCTGCGGCCCGGCGCGATGCCCGTGACGGTCTGGGTCGGTGGCGGTGAGCGGCCCAGTTTCCTCGACCAGGCGCGGTGGCTGGCCGAAGCCTGGGGGGCGGCGCATGTGGTGGCGGCGGGGCGGAATCACTTCGACGTGCTCGACCCGCTTCTGGACCCTGAAAGCGTGATGGTGCAACGTCTGTTGACACAGTCCTGA
- a CDS encoding NAD-dependent succinate-semialdehyde dehydrogenase, producing the protein MGETNLKSLLKDPSLLAEKAYVNGEWVDGSGGTFDVTNPARGDVIARVADLDRAQVAKAIDAAVAAQKDWAKWTGKERAAVLRKWFDLMMENQDDLGTIMTAEQGKPLSESKGEIAYGASFVEFFGEEAKRVYGETIPGHQRDKRIMVLKQPIGVAASITPWNFPNAMITRKAAPALAAGCSFVGRPAKETPLSATALGVLAERAGIPKGVFNIVTSSSASEIGKEFCENPGIRKLTFTGSTEVGRILLRQAADQVMKCSMELGGNAPFIVFDDADLDAAVEGAIMCKFRNNGQTCVCANRIYVQAGVYDEFARRLKAKVSEMKIGDGLEEGTQLGPLINADAIDKVQEHVADATSKGAEIILGDGKPLEGEGHFLPPTILTGVTQDMQVATDETFGPLAPLFKFEDVDHVIEMANDTIFGLASYFYAKDLSRVYKVAEALEYGIVGVNTGIISTELAPFGGVKQSGLGREGSHHGIEDYLEMKYVCLSV; encoded by the coding sequence ATGGGCGAGACCAACCTCAAATCCCTGCTGAAAGACCCGAGCCTGCTGGCCGAGAAGGCCTATGTGAACGGCGAATGGGTGGATGGCTCGGGCGGTACCTTCGACGTTACCAACCCCGCGCGCGGCGACGTGATCGCCAGGGTCGCGGATCTCGACCGCGCGCAGGTCGCCAAGGCCATCGATGCCGCCGTCGCGGCCCAGAAGGACTGGGCGAAATGGACGGGCAAGGAGCGGGCCGCCGTGCTGCGCAAATGGTTCGACCTCATGATGGAGAATCAGGACGACCTCGGCACGATCATGACCGCCGAACAGGGCAAGCCGCTTTCGGAATCGAAGGGCGAGATCGCCTATGGCGCGTCCTTCGTGGAATTCTTCGGAGAAGAGGCCAAGCGCGTCTACGGCGAGACGATCCCCGGCCACCAGCGCGACAAGCGGATCATGGTCCTGAAACAGCCGATCGGCGTCGCCGCCTCGATCACGCCCTGGAACTTTCCCAACGCGATGATCACCCGCAAGGCCGCGCCGGCGCTTGCGGCGGGCTGTTCCTTCGTGGGGCGCCCCGCCAAGGAAACGCCGCTCTCGGCCACGGCGCTGGGCGTGCTGGCCGAACGGGCGGGCATCCCGAAGGGCGTCTTCAACATCGTCACCTCCTCCTCCGCGTCCGAGATCGGCAAGGAGTTCTGCGAAAATCCCGGCATCCGCAAGCTGACCTTCACCGGCTCGACCGAGGTGGGGCGGATCCTGCTGCGCCAGGCGGCCGACCAGGTGATGAAATGTTCGATGGAGCTCGGCGGTAACGCTCCGTTCATCGTTTTCGACGATGCTGACCTCGACGCCGCGGTCGAAGGTGCGATCATGTGCAAGTTCCGCAACAACGGCCAGACCTGCGTTTGCGCCAACCGCATCTACGTACAGGCGGGCGTCTACGACGAATTCGCCAGGCGCCTGAAGGCGAAGGTGAGCGAGATGAAGATCGGGGACGGTCTCGAGGAGGGCACGCAGCTGGGGCCGCTCATCAACGCGGACGCCATCGACAAGGTGCAGGAACACGTGGCCGATGCGACATCGAAGGGCGCCGAGATCATCCTCGGCGATGGCAAGCCGCTCGAGGGGGAGGGGCATTTCCTGCCGCCCACCATCCTCACCGGGGTCACGCAGGACATGCAGGTCGCGACGGACGAAACCTTCGGCCCCCTCGCGCCGCTCTTCAAGTTCGAGGACGTGGATCACGTGATCGAGATGGCCAACGACACGATCTTCGGCCTCGCGAGCTACTTCTACGCCAAGGACCTTTCCCGCGTCTACAAGGTCGCCGAGGCGCTGGAATACGGGATCGTCGGCGTCAACACCGGCATCATCTCGACCGAGCTTGCGCCCTTCGGCGGCGTCAAGCAGTCGGGCCTTGGCCGCGAAGGCAGCCATCACGGCATCGAGGACTATCTCGAGATGAAGTACGTCTGCCTTTCCGTCTGA
- a CDS encoding DUF3140 domain-containing protein, whose translation MSSKSRDEIWSEWQDRVNMSPSDLEDWLETEESRSVGDSDDGESTGHRSGRRIVEIKRTNKDDLTDDQWDHMAKVVGYINRHCSQGGPDGDVENSDWRYSLMNWGHDPLADGGCAK comes from the coding sequence ATGTCATCGAAATCACGCGACGAGATCTGGTCGGAATGGCAGGACCGGGTGAACATGTCGCCCTCCGACCTCGAGGACTGGCTCGAAACCGAGGAAAGCAGGTCCGTGGGCGACAGCGACGACGGCGAAAGCACCGGCCACAGGTCGGGTCGCCGCATCGTCGAGATCAAGCGCACCAACAAGGACGACCTGACCGACGATCAGTGGGATCACATGGCCAAGGTGGTGGGCTACATCAATCGCCATTGCAGCCAAGGCGGCCCCGACGGGGATGTCGAGAATTCCGACTGGCGCTATTCGCTGATGAACTGGGGCCACGATCCGCTGGCCGACGGCGGATGCGCCAAATGA
- a CDS encoding Hsp20 family protein encodes MRSFDLAPLYRASIGFDQIADMMDRVLSNDGTAPSYPPYNIEKTDDDSYRISIAVAGFTGDELSVEVKEGALIVSARKADDDEKERTYLHRGIATRAFERKFQLADHVQVTGAVHENGMLHIDLHREIPEALKPRQIEIAKADTKTIEASVN; translated from the coding sequence ATGCGCAGCTTTGATCTCGCACCACTTTACCGGGCCAGCATCGGCTTCGACCAGATCGCGGACATGATGGACCGTGTCCTGTCGAACGATGGCACCGCGCCCAGCTATCCGCCCTACAACATCGAGAAGACCGACGATGACTCCTACCGGATTTCCATCGCCGTCGCCGGGTTTACCGGGGACGAACTTTCGGTCGAGGTGAAGGAGGGCGCGCTCATCGTCTCTGCCCGCAAGGCCGACGACGACGAGAAGGAACGGACCTATCTGCATCGCGGCATCGCGACCCGCGCGTTCGAACGCAAGTTCCAGCTTGCCGATCACGTGCAGGTGACGGGCGCGGTGCATGAGAACGGGATGCTCCATATCGACCTGCATCGCGAAATCCCCGAGGCGCTGAAGCCGCGGCAGATCGAGATCGCGAAGGCCGATACCAAGACCATCGAGGCTTCGGTCAACTGA
- a CDS encoding serine protease, which produces MMTRALLLLLALGLGLPAQAGSGLIRLTDRDDLFGWEAVGRVEITPGGYCTGALIAPDLVLTAAHCVYDDEGRARETGALSFKAGLRDGKFISESGVVAVAAHESYDPGARLTARNIRHDVALLRLAEPIPAATASPFRLARGSRKGRPVSVVSYGEGRDAALSWQRECAVLEAAGDLMAFDCDVTFGSSGAPVFQREGGRARIVSLISGGGEHDGRRIAYGMTLPEVVDRLKRDLRATPATDGTVAAKRLRVGQGGGAAGAKFAKP; this is translated from the coding sequence ATGATGACGCGCGCGCTTCTCCTGCTCCTGGCCCTCGGTCTCGGACTGCCTGCACAGGCGGGCAGCGGCCTGATCCGGCTCACTGACCGCGACGACCTGTTCGGCTGGGAGGCCGTGGGCCGCGTCGAGATCACGCCCGGCGGCTATTGCACCGGCGCCCTCATCGCGCCGGATCTCGTGCTGACGGCGGCGCATTGCGTCTATGACGACGAGGGCCGCGCCCGCGAGACCGGCGCGCTGTCCTTCAAGGCCGGGCTGCGTGACGGCAAGTTCATCTCGGAAAGCGGCGTCGTGGCCGTGGCGGCCCATGAAAGCTACGATCCCGGCGCGCGGCTGACGGCGCGCAACATCCGCCATGACGTCGCGCTCCTGCGTCTTGCCGAGCCGATCCCGGCGGCGACGGCGAGCCCCTTCCGGCTTGCGCGCGGATCGCGCAAGGGCCGTCCCGTCAGCGTCGTCTCCTACGGCGAGGGGCGCGACGCGGCGCTGTCATGGCAGCGCGAATGCGCCGTGCTCGAGGCGGCGGGCGATCTCATGGCTTTCGACTGCGACGTGACATTCGGCTCCTCCGGGGCGCCCGTCTTCCAGCGCGAGGGCGGCCGGGCGCGCATCGTGTCGCTGATCTCGGGCGGCGGCGAGCATGACGGGCGGCGCATTGCCTACGGCATGACACTCCCCGAAGTGGTCGACCGGCTGAAGCGCGACCTGCGGGCCACGCCCGCGACGGACGGAACGGTTGCCGCGAAACGTCTCCGCGTGGGCCAGGGCGGCGGTGCGGCGGGGGCGAAATTCGCCAAGCCGTGA